The following are encoded in a window of Cervus canadensis isolate Bull #8, Minnesota chromosome 11, ASM1932006v1, whole genome shotgun sequence genomic DNA:
- the LOC122450386 gene encoding olfactory receptor 4A47-like: MFLFVYILTVVGNFLIIVTITVSKTLNSPMYFFLACLSFMDIAYSSSITPRLISDLFFGEKTITFKSCMTQLFTEHLFSGSGVFLLLVMAYDRYVAICKPLHYLVIMRQRVCVLLLVVSWAGGFLHSVIQLSTIYGLPFCGPNVIDHFLCDMYPLLKLVCADTYIIGVLVVVNGGLICTLVFLLLLVSYGVILHSLKNLSQEGRRKALQTCGSHITVVVCFFVPCIFIYVRPAKTFYIDKSLSVFYTVITPMLNPLIYSLRNSELTYAMKKLWKRSIISHVK, from the coding sequence ATGTTCCTGTTTGTCTATATTTTGACTGTGGTGGGCAATTTTCTAATTATAGTCACTATAACTGTCAGTAAGACCCTGAACTCACCAATGTACTTTTTTCTTGCTTGCTTATCATTTATGGATATTGCTTATTCCTCTTCTATCACCCCCAGATTGATCTCAGACttgttctttggagaaaaaacCATAACCTTTAAATCTTGTATGACCCAGTTGTTTACAGAGCACCTTTTTTCTGGATCCGGGGTCTTCCTTCTGCTGGtaatggcctatgaccgctatgtggccatctgtaagccctTACATTATTTGGTGATCATGAGGCAGAGGGTGTGTGTTTTACTGCTAGTGGTGTCCTGGGCTGGAGGCTTCTTGCACTCAGTAATTCAACTTAGTACTATTTATGGGCTCCCATTCTGTGGCCCCAATGTCATTGATCACTTTCTCTGTGACATGTACCCCTTATTGAAACTCGTCTGTGCTGACACCTATATCATTGGCGTCTTAGTTGTGGTCAATGGAGGACTGATCTGTACTCTTGTGTTTCTGCTCTTACTCGTCTCCTACGGAGTCATCCTACACTCTCTGAagaacctgagtcaggaagggagGCGGAAAGCCCTCCAGACCTGTGGTTCCCACATCACTGTGGTGGTCTGCTTCTTTGTTCCctgtattttcatatatgtaaGACCTGCTAAGACCTTCTACATTGATAAATCATTGAGCGTGTTCTATACAGTTATAACCCCCATGCTGAACCCACTAATCTACAGTCTGAGAAATTCTGAGTTAACTTATGCTATGAAGAAGCTCTGGAAAAGAAGCATCATATCCCATGTTAAATAA